A single region of the Grus americana isolate bGruAme1 chromosome 3, bGruAme1.mat, whole genome shotgun sequence genome encodes:
- the RD3 gene encoding protein RD3: protein MSLASWFRWNEPPNRVSQRNPTEMVVETLMMELSWQTKQAEKQQRERENEYRKIKTGVDYGWLVSYPKQSYDISPGERLQLEDMCTKIHPSYCGPVILRFRQLVAEYEPEVQEVSRLFRSVLQEAAEKIKEEEEAKKLARQWNTKNKTSLSLTTFKSRSRISPFISDIKTISEDVERGTQPTRRVWSMPEFRNTKDY, encoded by the exons ATGTCACTGGCATCCTGGTTCAGGTGGAATGAGCCCCCAAACCGCGTTTCCCAGAGGAACCCCACAGAAATGGTGGTTGAGACGCTAATGATGGAGCTGAGCTGGCAGACCAagcaggcagagaagcagcagcgaGAGCGGGAGAATGAGTATCGCAAGATCAAGACTGGGGTGGACTACGGCTGGCTGGTTAGCTATCCAAAGCAGAGCTATGATATCAGCCCAGGAGAacggctgcagctggaggataTGTGTACCAAAATACATCCTTCCTACTGTGGGCCTGTCATACTCAG ATTCCGGCAACTTGTTGCTGAATATGAACCAGAAGTGCAGGAAGTATCCCGGCTCTTCCGCTCTGTCCTGCAGGAAGCTGCTGAGAAGatcaaagaggaggaagaggccaaGAAGCTTGCCAGGCAATGgaacacaaagaacaaaaccagcctCTCCTTAACAACGTTTAAATCCCGGTCCAGGATTTCCCCATTCATCAGTGACATCAAGACCATCTCTGAAGATGTGGAACGGGGCACCCAGCCCACCAGGAGGGTTTGGAGCATGCCAGAATTTCGGAATACCAAGGATTACTGA